The sequence below is a genomic window from Humulus lupulus chromosome 3, drHumLupu1.1, whole genome shotgun sequence.
CAAAGTTAGGATCTCAAGGTCTGTTTAATAACTATTAATTTTTCTTCACCCTAATAcattctttatttttaattaaattgttGAGCAATCTATCTATATATCCTTCCTAATGCAAtgttttgtttaataaaacaGCCATCTTACATGATAAGTAGTCAAGTTAGGGCACCACTACAAGTAACACTACAACATCTACAAAGGTGTGTATCAcgcatttattttttaaatatacaaaTTTTTTAACTGGAAATGTATTCTTACTTGTGAATCATGCATGTGGAGACattcttatttattttaatctAAGTCTTAATTAACGAAAAATAATTTGTACATGTTAGTAAAGATTATAGTGCTCCATAAACGTGTATATATGTTGGTGGTATAATGATGATATTATCCGTAGTTAAATCCATGTAGTCATACGTGTGGCTTTATGAAATCACAATATTTTTAGGTTAAACATATGTAATATATGTAGTCTAGTCACAATTcctctttttctatttttttaaataaagattataCATTTTATTAAAAGAATCTTGAATGAGacaataatttattaaaaaatcaaattttctAATGATAGTGTTCAAATAAGTTGCTAAATCACAACTCATGATAAATCAATAAAATCTCATTTGTCTATTTTTTTTAGTCCTCTTTTTTGGATAATGTTTAAGGATTTGATACAATTCAACATTATTACTTACACAAAACCATTGTCAAATATTATAAGTTTTTATATTAATACCAAGGGCTGAAAGTACATTTGAATATCATTTTTTGCCAACTATTCATGGCCTAGCAATATGGGTATTACTAAAAGTACAACACACATACATTGGGCCCATTTTCATTTAAAGATGTAGCCCAATCACAATAGCGTGTCAAATGCCCAATAATAAATGGGCTTATTCCATAATCCATATGTTATTTAAACTGAACAAAATATAACATGGTAAATTTAAGAATTTTTACAATTTCTTTACAGATGGTAGACGTTGATACAAGTTCAAATCCTGAGTGGGCTTCGATAATACAGGAGTTAAATATAACTAAAACAGTTAATGAACTAGAAAAAATGGACATTGTTGGTAAATATCTAGATTCGGTTGATAAGTGGGAGACGTTCTATGAAATATATGCAAAGTGGATGGGGTTTGGCAAAAGGTCAGATGACTTGAAGATAAGAAATGGGGTAGTATCAATGAGAAGGTGGGTTTGTACAAGAGAAGGTTATAGACGGAGTGAATATGTGGATATGCCCAATCGCAAAAAATGATCAAGACCAATCACAAGATCTGGATGTCAGGCAGCTCTCAGAGTGGTTCACATGAAAGAAAACGACTTATGGTTGGCAAAAGAATTCAGCCATGAACATAATCATGAAATGGTATCGGTCCCTGAGTTGCAATTTCTCAAGAATAATCGTGTGGTGTTCGATGGTTTGCTTGCACAAGTTCGTTCGATGAACTCAGTCGGGATAAAAACTTCTCAGATTATGTCCCATACTGCTATGTAGTCGAGAGGTTATGAGAGAATGCCATGTCAAGTCAGAGATGTGTACAATAGAGTAGCAGGAGCAATTAGGGAAGAAAAACTGGAAACTGATGCGGAAGGTGCATTAGGATTCTTGGATTGTCTTTCTGCACGAGATCCAAACTTTTTTGTGTACCACCAAGCTGACACAGAAAACAGACTCGCCAACGTATTCTGGGCTGACGGGACTGCAAGAATTGACTACCGGGCATTCGGGGATGTGATAGCATTTGACACAACGTACATGACCAACACGTACAACAAGCCATTGTGCATTTTGATGGGTGTCAACCACCATTTCTCAacttgtgtttttgggtttgcgTTGCTCGTAAATGAAAAAATGGAGACTTACTCATGGATGCTAAGAGCATTCTTAGAATGTCACCATAAAAAAAAACCTTCAGTTGTGGTCACTGACGAGGATAATGCAATGCGTGAGGCAATAAAAGAAATACTTCCAGAATCCACACATCGATTATGTGCTTGGCATCTAAGCACAAATGCATCTAGGGCTGGTAATGATCTTGGATTCACAAAAGCATTCAATAATTTGATGTACTCATACTACAATGAGGAGGTGTTTGAGAACAAATGGAAAGAGTTGATGGAGACATATCAAATGGAAGACAACGAATGGTGCCAACTCCAATACAGAAGAAAGCGAATGTGGGCAGAAACCTACCTCCATGAGCAGTTTGTTGCTGGAATGAGAACAACACAGCGCTGCGAGTCAATGAATTTCTGCCTAAAAAAATTCCTTTTGAAGAGATACACCCTACGTGAGTTCGTTACAGCCATTGACATCGCGGTGACAAAAATAAGGCACATCGAAAGATTAAATGACTTTACAACGAAGCACACGCTCCCCAATCTCCCATCCTCAGATGCtcttagtatttattatgatcaGTGTGCAAAATTCTACACCCGAGAAATAAAAGTGGAATCGGAAATCAAAAGAGAAAATGCCTTATTTCATCAGCAGCTATGAAGATCATGCAAATCACACTATCTTCAATGTTGGAAATTTTCGAGATGGTCAAACGAGATATAAGGTCACTCGTACTCTTGGAACAAACCATTTCGAATGCAGTTGCTTATTCTACGAGACTAACGGTTACCCATGCAGACATATTTGAGTAATGATGAAGTCTTGTTGCGTAAGAATAATCCCAAATTCACTACTCCTCAAAACGATGGAGCTTGCATGCAAAATCCCATCCGGAAAACATGGAGATAAGCCAACCTATTCAAGAAGAGTCTGTGCATTGCGAAATGTCAAGATTCGATGCACTTAATTCAGATGCTACTATGATGAACTTCTACGCGTCTAAGTCACCACAATATTATAACACAGCAAAGGAGGAAATTGCTCATCTCACTGCCATTTTCAAGGAAGGTATGGACATCCAAGGAGTGTCACAGGGCACATCCACGAGGAGATCGTACCGAGAAAATCCAAACATAATGCAAGACCCAGTTAGAGTCAGAACAAAAGGTCAAGGAAATCCAGGGCAGCGAAGGGACAACAGGCATGGGATTCCAACAGACGGATCAGGTTTCAGACAAAGGGCATGTGGAGCATGCGGTGCCCTTGGTCACAATAGTCGAACATGTACCAATCATGGCCACACAACTGGAAGAGGAAGAGGGCCAAGCACAAGCAGTGTTAGTATCGATCGGTACACAAAATCGGGGAATGAAAATGCAGGAGGTGAAATTGACATGCCTTATTCAACGCAGGAGTCTTTTGGGAATGATTATGATGATCATGTGTAATGCGCAACCTATTGGATGCAATGTTATTGTGTACTGGATATTATTTATAAGATCACTATCTCTTAATAGTTAAATCATGGAATCAATTTGTAATAGTTATTACTACGCTTATGTATTGATCATATTTTCAAAAACAAACCGACTGACATATTGATCTATATACGTTTTATTTATAtgttaaaatcaataaaaataaatatatttattattatttaacactATCATTGCATgaataataattatcttattttcaaTTGATTATGGAACACATGTTCCCAATCAGATCACGTCTTCAAGAGCATGTAACAATACAATACCAGCATATAGGTTATAATGAAGACTTCTCCCTTCGAGGTGGTCTAGATCCAAATACCAACCGTCATGAAAGGCAGACCTATGATCGGTGGTACTTTGGCAGTACACAGGCAACTTATGCAACAATTTTAAGATCAAGGCCAAACCAAACTATGTTAACATATGATGACGGAACATGTCGATTATTTAACTACAAGCAAAATAAGGTAATTCAATGTAATAACATTTTATATTGAATTGCAATAAATATAACTAAGAAAAATTATATTCACTAACATGTTGAATGTTGTGTTACTTACTCAATTATTTAATATGATACATTgtcaaatttaatataaatatattgcatacaatataaactaatttttttttttttaaataaccccAATTCCTATATGATTTGGAACATTGAATTTTAAATATCTAgaattttaaaacttaaaataacaagTTTACAATTAAAATCtcattattaagaaaataatttaac
It includes:
- the LOC133825631 gene encoding protein FAR-RED IMPAIRED RESPONSE 1-like codes for the protein MAMQMVDVDTSSNPEWASIIQELNITKTVNELEKMDIVGKYLDSVDKWETFYEIYAKWMGFGKRSDDLKIRNGAALRVVHMKENDLWLAKEFSHEHNHEMVSVPELQFLKNNRVVFDGLLAQSRGYERMPCQVRDVYNRVAGAIREEKLETDAEGALGFLDCLSARDPNFFVYHQADTENRLANVFWADGTARIDYRAFGDVIAFDTTYMTNTYNKPLCILMGVNHHFSTCVFGFALLVNEKMETYSWMLRAFLECHHKKKPSVVVTDEDNAMREAIKEILPESTHRLCAWHLSTNASRAGNDLGFTKAFNNLMYSYYNEEVFENKWKELMETYQMEDNEWCQLQYRRKRMWAETYLHEQFVAGMRTTQRCESMNFCLKKFLLKRYTLREFVTAIDIAVTKIRHIERLNDFTTKHTLPNLPSSDALSIYYDQCAKFYTREIKVESEIKRENALFHQQL